The Sphingobacterium lactis sequence TTCTTAAACGTTCTGGCCATGTCGATGACAGCAAATGAACCGATGCCATTATCGATCGCTCCAGTCGCCAAATCCCAACTATCCAAATGTCCGCCAACAACGATCTTTTCCTTCGCCAGATCGGTGCCTTCCAGCGTGACCACGATGTTTCTTGCCGTCGCTTCGGCCGATGTATTCCTCATCTTGATTTGTGCATCCATAACACCATTCTTTAGGCGCTCCTTCCACTGCATGCCATCTTCCAGACCAATACAGATCGCAGGAATATCGATGAGCTTCCCCGTAATCGAAGCAGTTCCCGTTAGCAGCACATTGTTCTTTACGCTATTGATGAACACAATGCCCTTTGCGCCATATTTCGTGGCCAATGCAGACTTTTCTGAACGATGTAAGTTTTTAATTCCTTCCCTCGAATTGGGCAGGATATGCAGATAGACCAAGGCGATCTTTCCTTTCACTTGGTCCGCAAGGCGTTGGTAATCTTCCTCAAGACCATTGCCTACGTCGATAAGTGGGGCTTCCACATCGGCAGCAATGGGTGAATGCGCGAGTGAAACCGCATGAACTGGTGCCCCATCGATGCGAAGGTCAAGGGATTCACGTGCCCAACCCTGCGCGGAAAATGGCTGATAACGGACTTTAAATCCATAAGATGCCAACAGGTCATGGACATACTCCTCCGCCTTTCGCCCATTTTCGGAGCCCGTCAGGCGATGCCCCAATGTTTCGGTACTGTATTTCAGGCGCTCGTACGCCTCCGAGTTGGTGAAAACTTCGGTATAGATTTTCTCAAAGTCTTTTTTAAGGTTTTCCTGCGCTGATGCGAAATGGCACAAACCGGAAAGTAGGATAAGGAGGATTCTTTTCATAAGGAATGAATTTACAAAATCCTCCTATATATTGCTATGCCTTACGGAATTTCCACTGCACGTAGTTGATGTTTTTATCTACGGCAAGATATTTTTTCTCGTAGTAGGTCTTAATGGAGAGCACATCATCCACAAGATCTGAGTGGTATAGATCGGTTGTCTCCTTCAGTTTTGGCAACTGTTGGTTGTCGATCTGCTCAACGGTATACGCGTAGAAACCATCGTTGTCCGTCTTCAGGTGCATAATACCTTCCGGCACAAGAATCGTTTTATAGCGCTCCAGGAACGTAGGGTTTGTCAGTCGTTTTTTCTCTCGGCTCACTTGCGGTTGTGGGTCGGGGAATGTAATCCATATTTCGGAAATCTCGCCTGCGGCAAAGTATTCCAAGATGGTCTCGATCTGGATCCGCAGAAAACCTACATTAGCAATACCTTCCTCCAAAGCAGTCTTGGCGCCACGCCAAATCCGATTGCCCTTGTAGTCGATACCGATGAAGTTCTTCTCCGGGAATAACTTCGCCAGGTTGACAGTGTATTCGCCCTTTCCGCATGCCAATTCCAATACGACAGGCTTATCATTCTGAAAGAATTCCTTGGCCCAATTGCCTTTATATGCTTTGCCGGCATCCAATTGCACCACATTCTTAAACGTGTCTATCTCGGCAAATTTCCTTAGTTTATCCTTACCCATAGCTGCTAATTAAGTCGCAAAATTAACCTTATATTTGTATAAATAATAATCAGGTGGAA is a genomic window containing:
- a CDS encoding M28 family peptidase, with protein sequence MKRILLILLSGLCHFASAQENLKKDFEKIYTEVFTNSEAYERLKYSTETLGHRLTGSENGRKAEEYVHDLLASYGFKVRYQPFSAQGWARESLDLRIDGAPVHAVSLAHSPIAADVEAPLIDVGNGLEEDYQRLADQVKGKIALVYLHILPNSREGIKNLHRSEKSALATKYGAKGIVFINSVKNNVLLTGTASITGKLIDIPAICIGLEDGMQWKERLKNGVMDAQIKMRNTSAEATARNIVVTLEGTDLAKEKIVVGGHLDSWDLATGAIDNGIGSFAVIDMARTFKKLKLKPRRSIDFVLFMGEEQGLLGAKAYVENAMRAGEIDQIKYMLNFDMVSAPKGFATTREEMLPVLNAIGATYMEVDSAFKNENAAGAGLHSDHQPFMLQGIPTGTGRGGALPNNAGLYYHSSNDVFALVDKVGLEQTVRVGAAYLWGLANAADIPAKKMTDIELVKFLEAKGLKESLVISGEWRFGR
- the trmB gene encoding tRNA (guanosine(46)-N7)-methyltransferase TrmB, whose product is MGKDKLRKFAEIDTFKNVVQLDAGKAYKGNWAKEFFQNDKPVVLELACGKGEYTVNLAKLFPEKNFIGIDYKGNRIWRGAKTALEEGIANVGFLRIQIETILEYFAAGEISEIWITFPDPQPQVSREKKRLTNPTFLERYKTILVPEGIMHLKTDNDGFYAYTVEQIDNQQLPKLKETTDLYHSDLVDDVLSIKTYYEKKYLAVDKNINYVQWKFRKA